In a genomic window of Meleagris gallopavo isolate NT-WF06-2002-E0010 breed Aviagen turkey brand Nicholas breeding stock chromosome 1, Turkey_5.1, whole genome shotgun sequence:
- the CHMP2B gene encoding charged multivesicular body protein 2b: KVFLTVNIFFPDIIKEQNRELRGTQRTITRDRAALEKQEKQLELEIKKMAKTGNKEACKVLAKQLVQLRKQKNRTYAVSSKVTSMSTQTKVMNSQMKMAGAMSTTAKTMQAVNKKMDPQKTLQTMQNFQKENMKMEMTEEMINDTLDDIFDASDEEEESQDIVNQVLDEIGIEISGKMAKAPSAARGLPSASTSKAATISDEEIERQLKALGVD; this comes from the exons AAAGTTTTCCtaactgtaaatattttctttccagatatAATAAAGGAGCAAAACCGAGAGCTAAGAGGTACACAGAGGACTATAACCAGAGATAGAGCAGCActtgaaaaacaggaaaaacagctg gaatTGGAGATAAAGAAAATGGCTAAGACTGGTAATAAGGAAGCCTGCAAAGTGCTGGCAAAACAGCTCGTACAACTGCGGAAACAGAAGAATCGAACGTATGCTGTTAGCTCTAAAGTCACTTCTATGTCAACTCAAACAAAAGTCATGAACTCTCAGATGAAGATGGCTGGAGCTATGTCAACTACAGCAAAA ACAATGCAAGCAGTTAATAAGAAAATGGATCCACAAAAGACACTACAAACTATGCAGaatttccagaaggaaaatatgaagATGGAAATGACTGAAGAAATGA ttaATGATACTTTAGATGATATTTTTGATGCTTCtgatgaagaggaggaaagcCAGGATATTGTTAACCAAGTGCTTGATGAGATAGGAATTGAAATCTCTGGAAAG ATGGCCAAAGCTCCATCTGCTGCCAGAGGTTTGCCATCTGCATCAACATCAAAAGCTGCTACCATATCAGATGAAGAGATTGAACGGCAGCTCAAAGCTTTGGGAGTTGATTAA